AAATCGGGGATATGATCAGCCGCCACGCGTGTCATGTACACGATGTTCCTGCTCTCGGTTGGCGAGCGTATCGCGCCCGGGCTGCACGATCTGGATGCGGCGGGACGCCGGCGCGTCGCCGCGATTGTCGAGCGCGCGGTGGCCGCGCGGCCGCCGCGGGTCCGGCGCCAGCTCTCGGCCTTCCTGCACCTCCTGCGATGGCTCCCCGCGGCGCGCTACGGACGCCCGTTCGATCGGCTGCGCGGGGCGCAGCAGGACGCCGTCCTCCGCTGGTTCCACGACTCGCCGCTCGCGCCTTTCAGGCACGGGTTCTGGGGTGTCAAGACGCTGATCTTCATGGGCTATTACGGGCGTCCCGAGGCCGCGGCCGAGATCGGCTATCGCCCGGCGCGCGCCGGCGCCCCGCCGTTCCATGCGCGATAAACAGGTGGATATCGCGATCATCGGGTCGGGCGCCGGCGGCGGCACCGTGGCGAAGGCGCTGTCGCCGCTCTGCCGCGACGGCGTGAGCGTGGCCGTGCTCGAGAGCGGCCCGCGGCTGAAGGAAGAGGAATATACCGGCCGCGAGCTGGAGATGGCCGAGCGGCTGTATTTCGACGGCGGCGGCGTGCTCACGCGCGACCGCAGCGTGACGCTCGCCTTCGGCCACGCCTACGGGGGATCGACCGTCGTGTACACGGGCACCTCGCTCCCGCTTCGCGAGAGCACGCTGCGCAAGTGGAACGTCCGCGGCCTCGATTTCGACGACCTGCAGCGGCGGTCGCGCAAGTATTTCGCCGAGAACCACGTGCACCTGCTCCCGGACGAGTGCATCAACGACAACAACCGGCTGTTCGCCGGGGCGTGCCGCACGCTCGGATACCGGGTCGAGCAGTTTCCGGTGAACGTCGACGGGTGTCGCGGCAGCGGTCTGTGCAACCTCGGATGCCCGAACGGCGCCAAGATGGGCACGCACCGCGTGCAGCTCCCGCAGGCGGAACGAAACGGCGTCACGGTGGTCACCAACTGCGCGGTGGACCGAATCGATCCGGCGGCGAGAACGGTGCGGGCGACCGTGAGACGCGAGGCGATCGGCCACCCGCCGGCGTGGGAGCCCGGCGAGTACCGCGTGCGCGCCCGGGCGGTGATCGTCGCGGCGGGGGCGGTGAACAGTCCGGCGATCCTCCTGCGTTCCGGGCTCGCGGGAGATCTCAAGGCGCTCGGCCGGTACTTCACGTGTCATCCGGCGCTGATCCTGGTCGGGCAGCACGACCACCCCATCACCAATTTCTCGGGCCACCCGAAAAGCTACTACTCCGACCATTTCGCGGAGTCCGAGGGGTTCCTCCTCGAGACCTGCATGTACTTTCCGTTCGTCACGGCGAAGAGCCTCGCGGGCTTTGGCGACGAGCCGCGCGCGTTGATGTCCGCGATGGATCGGCTGCAGATGATCCTCGTGCTCGCGCTCGACGCCGCGCTGCCCGGGAACCGCGTCACCGTCAACGGGCGCGGCGAGCCCGTGGTGGACTATCGGTTGTCCGAGCCGGTGCGCGCGTCGCTCGTCAAGGCGATGCGCGCCTCGGCGCGCATCTTTTT
This window of the Acidobacteriota bacterium genome carries:
- a CDS encoding gluconate 2-dehydrogenase subunit 3 family protein, whose amino-acid sequence is MYTMFLLSVGERIAPGLHDLDAAGRRRVAAIVERAVAARPPRVRRQLSAFLHLLRWLPAARYGRPFDRLRGAQQDAVLRWFHDSPLAPFRHGFWGVKTLIFMGYYGRPEAAAEIGYRPARAGAPPFHAR
- a CDS encoding GMC family oxidoreductase, encoding MRDKQVDIAIIGSGAGGGTVAKALSPLCRDGVSVAVLESGPRLKEEEYTGRELEMAERLYFDGGGVLTRDRSVTLAFGHAYGGSTVVYTGTSLPLRESTLRKWNVRGLDFDDLQRRSRKYFAENHVHLLPDECINDNNRLFAGACRTLGYRVEQFPVNVDGCRGSGLCNLGCPNGAKMGTHRVQLPQAERNGVTVVTNCAVDRIDPAARTVRATVRREAIGHPPAWEPGEYRVRARAVIVAAGAVNSPAILLRSGLAGDLKALGRYFTCHPALILVGQHDHPITNFSGHPKSYYSDHFAESEGFLLETCMYFPFVTAKSLAGFGDEPRALMSAMDRLQMILVLALDAALPGNRVTVNGRGEPVVDYRLSEPVRASLVKAMRASARIFFASGARRVHAPAGRTFFVEAGDSDRLDDLIPLEGFKAGKVSVSSAHLMGGCRMGDGPAASVTDAWGGVHGVPWLFVADASLFPGSAEINPYITIMALADRVAERVRGRLPELPQ